In Sporichthya polymorpha DSM 43042, a genomic segment contains:
- a CDS encoding AMP-binding protein, translating into MTDSSWGPVTDTRTLGDVVVSGAKQWPDHPALVIDRVPITYAEADDRSNRTAAALHALGVRHGDRVALLVENCIEIADVWFACGKTGAIEVALNTAYRGDYLRHQLLNCLPRVLVIAAEYVDRLPDTELEGLAAVLVRGSLDGLPETLLGAPVLPVTHLLDGDPETLPPAEVTYADPLMIVYTGGTTGPSKGVVLPHRAVINAADTSFRNRGGREGDVVYSPLPLFHLNAHMVTVLGPMLHGGTGVLDQRFSVSQFWDRVDEVGADHIAILGAMLTMVWNLPPSERDAQHGVRVLIGAPISADMREQWESRYDLKVSQGFALTECTPICSRPIWLDSPPGSSGIPVESVEVRLFDDSDHEVPVGSIGEVCVRPRQPSVMFTEYFRNPEATRAVWRNGWFHTGDLGRFDSNGFFYFEDRKKDYLRRRGENVSSFEVERTVRGFGGIADVAAIGVPSEFTEDDCLVAVVPAPGVTIEPFELIRYCVDNMPFFAVPRYVRLVEELPKSPVGKILKYVLREQGTTGAFDLEAHGYRVNREGLVPTR; encoded by the coding sequence GTGACCGACAGTTCGTGGGGCCCCGTCACCGACACGCGCACGCTCGGGGACGTCGTCGTCTCCGGCGCGAAGCAGTGGCCGGACCACCCGGCGCTGGTCATCGACCGCGTCCCGATCACGTACGCGGAGGCCGACGACCGGTCCAACCGGACCGCCGCCGCCCTGCACGCCCTCGGGGTCCGGCACGGGGACCGCGTCGCGCTGCTGGTGGAGAACTGCATCGAGATCGCGGACGTCTGGTTCGCGTGCGGGAAGACCGGCGCGATCGAGGTCGCGCTCAACACCGCCTACCGCGGGGACTACCTGCGCCACCAGTTGCTGAACTGCCTGCCCCGGGTGCTGGTGATCGCGGCCGAGTACGTCGACCGCCTGCCGGACACCGAGCTCGAGGGCCTCGCGGCCGTCCTCGTCCGCGGCTCGCTCGACGGGCTGCCGGAAACGTTGCTCGGCGCCCCGGTGCTGCCGGTGACCCATCTGCTCGACGGCGACCCCGAGACGCTGCCGCCCGCGGAGGTCACCTACGCCGACCCGTTGATGATCGTCTACACCGGCGGGACGACCGGCCCGAGCAAGGGCGTCGTCCTCCCGCACCGCGCGGTGATCAATGCCGCCGACACGTCGTTCCGCAACCGCGGCGGCCGCGAGGGCGACGTCGTCTACAGCCCACTGCCGCTGTTCCACCTGAACGCGCACATGGTCACCGTGCTCGGGCCGATGCTCCACGGCGGGACCGGCGTGCTCGACCAGCGGTTCTCGGTCTCGCAGTTCTGGGACCGCGTCGACGAGGTCGGCGCCGACCACATCGCGATCCTCGGCGCGATGCTGACGATGGTGTGGAACCTGCCTCCGTCCGAGCGGGACGCGCAGCACGGCGTTCGCGTCCTGATCGGCGCCCCGATCTCCGCGGACATGCGCGAGCAGTGGGAGAGCCGGTACGACCTGAAGGTCTCGCAGGGCTTCGCGCTGACGGAGTGCACGCCGATCTGCAGCCGCCCGATCTGGCTCGACTCGCCGCCGGGGTCGAGCGGCATTCCCGTCGAGAGCGTCGAGGTCCGGCTCTTCGACGACTCCGACCACGAGGTACCGGTCGGCTCCATCGGCGAGGTGTGCGTGCGGCCGCGGCAGCCGTCGGTCATGTTCACCGAGTACTTCCGCAACCCCGAGGCGACGCGCGCGGTCTGGCGCAACGGCTGGTTCCACACCGGCGACCTGGGCCGGTTCGACTCCAACGGGTTCTTCTACTTCGAGGACCGCAAGAAGGACTACCTCCGCCGGCGGGGGGAGAACGTGAGTTCCTTCGAGGTCGAGCGGACCGTGCGCGGGTTCGGCGGGATCGCGGACGTCGCCGCCATCGGCGTCCCGAGCGAGTTCACCGAGGACGACTGTCTCGTCGCGGTCGTCCCGGCGCCGGGGGTGACGATCGAGCCGTTCGAGCTCATTCGGTACTGCGTGGACAACATGCCGTTCTTCGCCGTGCCGCGGTACGTGCGCCTCGTCGAGGAGTTGCCGAAGAGTCCGGTCGGCAAGATCCTGAAGTACGTGCTGCGCGAACAGGGAACCACCGGCGCCTTCGACCTCGAGGCGCACGGCTATCGCGTCAATCGCGAGGGACTGGTGCCGACCCGATGA
- a CDS encoding acyl-CoA dehydrogenase family protein has protein sequence MTFALEPEGAAVLAEVAELVGSYGREEILALRAEVETLGAERHAESFHRELAKRNLLAIGLPEPWGRSAGPTERYALHEALDAAGLPTYSLELNETMAGMIARRGRPELVAEHLPKLLAGEWTYAGGYSEPEAGSDLLALRTRAVREGEEYVVTGTKLWTSSAHLADWIVTIVRTDPESQRHRGLSILVIDAKAPGVTIDAVPVVGGWRVNAVSFDQVRVPASHLLGEENRGWAVLSQALTDERTMSFGGRESRLLLARLIHRWAATQEDVDDVRAEALGDLVVELEIERLLNLRAAALGERGEDAAAEASISKVFGSELAQRTAEWVDAVLSTDVDKGCHPLSTDVDKGCHPLSTSTGAGPAADPLIADAGQALRTSTAFTIIGGTSEVQRNVVADRGLGLPR, from the coding sequence ATGACGTTCGCCCTGGAGCCCGAAGGAGCCGCAGTCCTCGCCGAGGTCGCGGAGCTGGTCGGAAGCTACGGCCGGGAGGAGATCCTCGCGCTGCGCGCGGAGGTCGAGACTCTCGGTGCGGAGCGGCACGCGGAGTCCTTCCACCGTGAGCTCGCGAAGCGGAACCTGCTGGCGATCGGACTGCCGGAGCCCTGGGGCCGCAGCGCGGGGCCGACCGAGCGCTACGCCCTGCACGAGGCCCTCGACGCCGCCGGCCTGCCGACGTACAGCCTCGAGCTGAACGAGACGATGGCGGGGATGATCGCCCGTCGGGGCCGCCCCGAGCTCGTCGCCGAACACCTGCCGAAGCTGCTCGCAGGGGAGTGGACCTACGCCGGGGGGTACAGCGAGCCCGAGGCCGGCAGCGACCTGCTGGCGCTCCGGACACGTGCGGTCCGCGAGGGCGAGGAGTACGTCGTCACCGGCACCAAGCTCTGGACGTCGTCGGCGCACCTGGCCGACTGGATCGTCACGATCGTCCGCACCGACCCGGAGTCGCAGCGGCACCGGGGCCTGTCGATCCTCGTCATCGACGCGAAGGCGCCGGGCGTGACGATCGACGCCGTTCCGGTCGTCGGTGGGTGGCGCGTCAACGCCGTCAGCTTCGACCAGGTGCGGGTCCCGGCGTCGCACCTCCTCGGTGAGGAGAACCGCGGTTGGGCCGTTCTCTCCCAGGCCCTCACCGACGAGCGAACGATGAGCTTCGGCGGCCGCGAATCCCGGCTGCTGCTCGCGCGGCTGATCCATCGGTGGGCCGCGACCCAGGAGGACGTCGACGACGTCCGTGCCGAGGCGCTCGGTGACCTCGTTGTCGAGCTCGAGATCGAGCGGCTGCTGAACCTCCGCGCCGCCGCCCTGGGTGAACGCGGCGAGGACGCCGCCGCCGAGGCGAGCATCAGCAAGGTCTTCGGCTCCGAGCTCGCCCAGCGCACCGCCGAGTGGGTCGACGCCGTCCTGTCCACCGACGTTGATAAGGGGTGTCACCCTTTGTCGACCGATGTTGATAAGGGGTGTCACCCCTTGTCGACGTCGACGGGCGCGGGGCCGGCCGCGGATCCGCTGATCGCCGACGCGGGGCAGGCCCTGCGAACCTCGACCGCGTTCACGATCATCGGTGGGACCTCGGAGGTCCAGCGCAACGTCGTCGCCGACCGGGGCCTGGGGCTGCCGCGATGA
- a CDS encoding 3-keto-5-aminohexanoate cleavage protein, producing the protein MALRDSGKVVVEVGVNEVATKDEAAGVPYTAEEVAADVVACGRAGVTMAHFHARHPDGRQAFTDAAITGDVLAAVAREIDLLAYPSYNNADLSVVWDLAASREPERRLQVSPFDPVQHIRRVLWQEESNSFGVVTFGPDDPAHSRPPYPPELDRLAELGLVPNIAIFNVSDLRWTLLAARAGVLRQPLNLKMFFSDRWVSNNEPDPAVLDFLLSRIPDGIDHETVVVPYAMSSAERCEALWDAALERGLGIRTGLGDTPLVHPTATNAELAERAVERVRKHGLEPATTAELRERCGLTAGAAA; encoded by the coding sequence ATGGCGCTGCGGGACAGCGGCAAGGTCGTGGTCGAGGTCGGGGTCAACGAGGTCGCGACCAAGGACGAGGCCGCGGGCGTCCCGTACACCGCCGAGGAGGTCGCGGCCGACGTCGTCGCCTGCGGTCGCGCGGGCGTGACGATGGCCCACTTTCATGCGCGCCACCCGGACGGACGGCAGGCCTTCACCGACGCCGCGATCACCGGCGACGTGCTCGCCGCCGTCGCGCGCGAGATCGATCTGCTCGCCTACCCGAGCTACAACAACGCCGACCTGTCGGTGGTGTGGGACCTCGCGGCGAGCCGGGAACCCGAGCGCCGGCTGCAGGTCAGCCCGTTCGACCCGGTGCAGCACATCCGCCGCGTGCTCTGGCAGGAGGAGTCGAACAGCTTCGGCGTCGTCACCTTCGGCCCGGACGACCCGGCCCACAGTCGACCCCCGTACCCGCCGGAGCTCGACCGCCTCGCCGAACTCGGCCTCGTCCCGAACATCGCGATCTTCAACGTCTCGGACCTGCGGTGGACGCTGCTCGCCGCCCGCGCCGGGGTGCTGCGCCAGCCGCTGAACCTGAAGATGTTCTTCTCCGACCGCTGGGTCAGCAACAACGAACCCGACCCGGCCGTGCTCGACTTCCTGCTGAGCCGGATCCCGGACGGCATCGACCACGAGACCGTCGTCGTCCCGTACGCGATGTCCTCCGCCGAACGCTGCGAGGCCCTCTGGGACGCCGCCCTCGAGCGCGGTCTCGGGATCCGGACCGGGCTCGGCGACACCCCGCTGGTCCACCCGACCGCCACCAACGCCGAGCTCGCCGAACGGGCCGTCGAGCGCGTCCGCAAGCACGGCCTCGAACCCGCGACCACCGCCGAGCTGCGCGAGCGCTGCGGCCTGACCGCCGGAGCAGCGGCATGA
- a CDS encoding SDR family oxidoreductase encodes MTDTQNPRTAFVIGGSRGVGAAAVRQYAARGTRVAIGYTSNDEAAKETARAAAEVGPEPILVKGDLGTEGASMTVRAAEELGGLDALVTTAVPLITGRTLGVTREDYERAFDVQVWGLWEIVRAGLPYLADGGGAVVAVTSLGSNSYARYYGALGPAKAAMEGLVRYYAAELGPKQVRVNAVSPCLIDNPGHGGEDQIAGVHEVIAAVAAKTPMRRLATPDEIASVAVALTTPAFVFVTGQVIAVDGGYSLLA; translated from the coding sequence ATGACGGATACTCAGAATCCGCGGACCGCGTTCGTCATCGGCGGCAGCCGGGGGGTCGGGGCGGCCGCCGTCCGGCAGTACGCGGCGCGGGGGACGCGGGTTGCGATCGGCTACACGTCCAACGACGAGGCGGCCAAGGAGACTGCGCGCGCCGCCGCGGAGGTCGGGCCGGAGCCGATCCTCGTCAAGGGCGACCTCGGTACCGAGGGCGCCTCGATGACCGTCCGTGCCGCGGAGGAACTCGGCGGTCTCGACGCGCTGGTCACGACGGCGGTCCCGCTCATCACCGGCCGGACGCTCGGCGTCACGCGCGAGGACTACGAGCGCGCCTTCGACGTCCAGGTCTGGGGGTTGTGGGAGATCGTGCGCGCCGGATTGCCGTACCTCGCGGACGGCGGCGGTGCGGTCGTCGCCGTGACGAGCCTGGGCAGCAACTCCTACGCCCGCTACTACGGCGCGCTCGGTCCGGCGAAGGCCGCGATGGAGGGGCTGGTGCGTTACTACGCCGCCGAGCTCGGCCCGAAGCAGGTGCGCGTCAACGCCGTTTCCCCTTGTCTGATCGACAATCCGGGCCACGGGGGCGAGGACCAGATCGCCGGCGTGCACGAGGTCATCGCGGCCGTGGCGGCGAAGACGCCGATGCGCCGACTGGCGACCCCCGACGAGATCGCCTCCGTCGCCGTCGCCCTCACCACGCCCGCGTTCGTCTTCGTCACCGGCCAGGTGATCGCGGTCGACGGCGGCTACAGCCTGCTCGCCTGA
- a CDS encoding amidohydrolase family protein has product MTSRPVIDAWVQPWTPAVAQAQPARNRSLAERLGATRLLEGMPAEALLEEMDAAGVDRALVSAGPTIAWEEVLKAVALAPERLLPVASVDPWTLDGVMPAVHELRRAVSEHGAVALKLEPFHQDKALTEARWYPLYAACVDLDITLQVQVGNTGPATYPSYTGQPLYIDRLAIDFPELRIVAGHIGWPWTTEMMAIAQKHDNVWIDTSAHQPKYYPPEFVHFLRTFGRTKCIWASDWPILDFPTALAGLDDFDLKPEVERRFLHDNAVAAFRLDRRGWA; this is encoded by the coding sequence ATGACGAGCCGGCCCGTGATCGACGCCTGGGTCCAGCCCTGGACACCCGCGGTCGCGCAGGCGCAGCCCGCGCGCAACCGCAGCCTCGCCGAGCGGTTGGGCGCGACCCGGCTGCTGGAGGGGATGCCCGCCGAGGCGCTGCTGGAGGAGATGGACGCGGCCGGGGTCGACCGCGCGCTGGTCTCGGCCGGGCCGACGATCGCGTGGGAGGAGGTCCTCAAGGCCGTTGCCCTCGCGCCGGAGCGGCTGCTCCCGGTCGCGAGCGTCGACCCCTGGACGCTCGACGGCGTGATGCCGGCGGTGCACGAACTGCGCCGCGCGGTTTCCGAGCACGGCGCGGTCGCGCTCAAGCTCGAACCGTTCCACCAGGACAAGGCGCTCACCGAGGCGCGCTGGTACCCGCTGTACGCGGCGTGCGTGGACCTCGACATCACCTTGCAGGTGCAGGTCGGGAACACCGGGCCCGCGACGTACCCGTCGTACACCGGGCAGCCGCTGTACATCGACCGTCTCGCGATCGACTTCCCCGAGCTGCGCATCGTCGCGGGACACATCGGCTGGCCCTGGACGACCGAGATGATGGCGATCGCCCAGAAGCACGACAACGTCTGGATCGACACCAGCGCCCACCAGCCGAAGTACTACCCGCCGGAGTTCGTGCACTTCCTGCGCACGTTCGGCCGTACCAAGTGCATCTGGGCCAGCGACTGGCCGATCCTCGACTTCCCGACGGCGCTGGCGGGCCTCGATGACTTCGACCTCAAGCCCGAGGTCGAGCGGCGCTTCCTGCACGACAACGCCGTCGCGGCGTTCCGGCTCGACCGCCGGGGCTGGGCATGA
- a CDS encoding acyl-CoA dehydrogenase family protein, whose translation MIDERWGPDAREFAAALRDTLRRACPPETVRAIEADPQGAEATRLAQALAQVGLEELPLEPELLAAAAFELGRAAAPAPFAVDDEHLAVLVDVARIAGAAERALELAVAYAQERRQFGVPIGSFQAIAHKLVDTRIAVDGLVLLVRKVAWASADSGAPDDFWTAALISAAVPRAFTVARNTHQVFGGHGFTVEADLQLWTRRLKDWARALPQDPTAARLRIARTLLADPNSEQIRDLWQHRHGLRLPRWARELDAVPAH comes from the coding sequence ATGATCGACGAACGCTGGGGCCCGGACGCCCGCGAGTTCGCCGCCGCACTGCGGGACACCTTGCGGCGCGCGTGCCCCCCGGAGACGGTGCGGGCGATCGAGGCGGACCCGCAGGGCGCGGAGGCGACGCGGCTGGCGCAGGCGCTGGCGCAGGTGGGGTTGGAGGAGCTTCCGCTGGAGCCGGAGCTCCTGGCCGCGGCGGCGTTCGAGCTCGGTCGCGCGGCCGCACCGGCGCCCTTCGCGGTCGACGACGAGCACCTCGCCGTGCTCGTCGACGTCGCCCGGATCGCCGGGGCGGCGGAGCGGGCGTTGGAGCTCGCGGTCGCGTACGCGCAGGAGCGCCGCCAGTTCGGGGTCCCCATCGGCTCGTTCCAAGCGATCGCGCACAAGCTCGTCGACACACGCATCGCGGTGGACGGGCTCGTCCTGCTCGTCCGGAAGGTCGCGTGGGCCAGTGCGGATTCAGGTGCGCCCGACGACTTCTGGACCGCCGCCCTGATCAGTGCCGCCGTGCCGCGCGCGTTCACCGTCGCCCGCAACACGCACCAGGTGTTCGGCGGGCACGGATTCACCGTCGAGGCCGACCTGCAGTTGTGGACGCGGCGGCTGAAGGACTGGGCCCGAGCGCTCCCGCAGGACCCGACGGCGGCGCGGCTGCGCATCGCGCGGACGCTGCTCGCCGACCCAAACTCCGAGCAGATCCGCGACCTCTGGCAGCACCGGCACGGCCTCCGCCTGCCCCGGTGGGCCCGCGAACTCGACGCCGTTCCGGCCCACTGA